GCGGACGAGGTAGTCGATGCTTTCCAGTTCCTCCAGCACGCTGACGCGGTCGCCTTCGTTGATGATGGGGCGTTTGGGGCCCTTTAGCCGGCTGATGCTGGAATCGGTGTTCACGCCGACCACGAGCAGGTCGCCCTGGGCCTTGGCGTACTGGAAGTACTTCACGTGGCCAAGGTGAATGAGGTCGAAGCAGCCGTTGGTGAAGACGATGCGCCGGCCGGCGGCCCGGTGGCGGGCGAGCTCGGGGAGCAGGGTCTCCAGCGAGCGCTGTTTGCCAGCGTGCTCGTGATGCTCGGCCAGCAAGTCGGCGACGACCTCGTCCTTCGACACCGGCACGCAACCGAGCTTTTCGACTTCCAACCCACCGACCACATTGGATAACGCCGCGGCGTCGTGCCAATCGGCGCCGGCGGCGCGGGCGAGGGCGATCGCGACCAAGACCATGTCACCAGCGCCGGTGCCGTCGGCCACCTGGCGGGGGCGCGAGGCGAGCAGGGTACGCTCGCCGTCTGCGGTCGCGAGGTAGCAGCCTTTCTCGTTCAAAGTCATTACAACCGCGTCCAACTTCAGCGTGCTCAGCAGTTGCTCGGCGGCCGCCTTCAGGCCCTCGGGCGTGCGGGCGGATTGACCGGTGGATCGTTCGGTTTCCGGCCGATTGGGCTTTAGCAGCGTCGCCCCGGCGTACTTGCGATAGTCGGCCAGGCGGGCAGGATCGACGAAGACCGGCACGCCCTGCGCCTTAGCCGCCGCGATCAGCCGCTGGCAGACGTCGGCCGTCAGCACGCCCTTGTTGTAGTCTTCCAAGCAGAGCAATTTCGCCCCCGCAAGGGCCGCGGTCGCTTTGGCGACGATCTCATCCGCCACGCTCGCCGACACGGGTCCGGCGTCCTCGATATCCAAGCGGATCATCTGGTGGGGCGTGCGGTCTTCACTGGAGCCCAGAAAACGCGTTTTGGCGACGGTGGGGCGGTCTTTTACAGTGATAAGGCCCGCGGCGTCGGCGCCAAGCGCGTCCACGCGATGCCGCAGTTCCCGGCCGGCGGCGTCGTCACCCACCACGCCGATTGTTCGCACGTGCGAACCCAGTTCCGCCAATCCCGCCAGCACGAAACCGGCCCC
The nucleotide sequence above comes from Tepidisphaeraceae bacterium. Encoded proteins:
- the rfaE2 gene encoding D-glycero-beta-D-manno-heptose 1-phosphate adenylyltransferase, which translates into the protein MPTRLIEIVERFSGHTVVLVGDFMLDRYIFGSTERISPEAPIPVLKYAREEARLGGAGFVLAGLAELGSHVRTIGVVGDDAAGRELRHRVDALGADAAGLITVKDRPTVAKTRFLGSSEDRTPHQMIRLDIEDAGPVSASVADEIVAKATAALAGAKLLCLEDYNKGVLTADVCQRLIAAAKAQGVPVFVDPARLADYRKYAGATLLKPNRPETERSTGQSARTPEGLKAAAEQLLSTLKLDAVVMTLNEKGCYLATADGERTLLASRPRQVADGTGAGDMVLVAIALARAAGADWHDAAALSNVVGGLEVEKLGCVPVSKDEVVADLLAEHHEHAGKQRSLETLLPELARHRAAGRRIVFTNGCFDLIHLGHVKYFQYAKAQGDLLVVGVNTDSSISRLKGPKRPIINEGDRVSVLEELESIDYLVRFDEDTPRQLIESIRPDVLVKGADYAKEQVVGWEFVEAYGGCVSLAPLIDGKSTSAVIQRILAAYT